A section of the Subtercola frigoramans genome encodes:
- a CDS encoding HNH endonuclease signature motif containing protein, with protein sequence MLDADIGAGADAGGGADTRAGADTRAGVETVAGSGSLFADPRSRPQQLLDGFTELLVKAAGLPEMPRLNGARPTVNVHATMSDILSGRGVGWIDGLIEPVPVSTVQQLLCHSDVITTLLGENGRVMQHGKTRRLFTAAQNRALAVRDGGCVWPGCERPPSWAETHHITPWLSEHHGPVRTDIDNGVLLCHFHHANVHKSEWRLVVREGVPPIIPPPSVDWRQVPRPCTQRRTRLQ encoded by the coding sequence ATGCTTGATGCCGATATCGGTGCAGGCGCCGATGCCGGAGGGGGCGCAGATACCAGGGCGGGCGCAGATACCAGGGCGGGCGTCGAAACCGTAGCGGGCTCGGGCAGCCTGTTTGCTGACCCGCGCTCGAGGCCGCAGCAGTTGCTCGACGGGTTCACCGAACTGCTCGTCAAGGCTGCCGGTCTACCCGAGATGCCGCGCCTCAACGGGGCCAGGCCAACTGTGAACGTGCACGCGACGATGTCTGACATCCTGAGCGGGCGGGGTGTGGGCTGGATCGATGGTCTCATCGAACCTGTGCCTGTGTCGACAGTTCAGCAATTGCTGTGCCACAGTGACGTCATCACTACTCTCCTGGGTGAGAACGGCCGAGTGATGCAGCACGGCAAGACCCGTCGCCTGTTCACCGCCGCGCAGAATCGAGCCCTTGCAGTGCGCGACGGCGGATGCGTGTGGCCAGGCTGCGAACGACCGCCGTCATGGGCCGAAACGCACCACATAACGCCTTGGCTCAGTGAGCATCACGGTCCTGTGCGCACCGATATCGACAATGGTGTACTGCTCTGTCATTTTCACCATGCAAATGTGCACAAATCAGAATGGCGACTTGTCGTGCGCGAGGGGGTGCCGCCCATCATCCCGCCGCCGAGTGTCGATTGGAGGCAAGTGCCACGGCCCTGCACTCAACGTCGAACCCGCCTGCAATGA
- a CDS encoding low temperature requirement protein A, with protein MLPRDRHEAHRAASSLELFFDLVFVVAVSFASVSLHTLEVEHQAWSGLLSYAMVFFAIWWAWMNFTWFATAFDNDDWLYRVTTIGQMAGVLVLAAGVPQSMEHGDFALITFGYVIMRLAMVSQWIRVAANSPRFRMTALKYAAGITVVQLFWVLRLLLPAELGVLSFLVLVAAEVLVPIWAERKTVTPWHSHHIAERYGLFTLIVLGEGLLGSANAIINGMTDSEHVLPLIVLAASGLIVVAGMWWIYFAVPQHSRLGNLSQSLKFGYSHYFIFAAAGAVSAGIEVAVEFYAGHTELTSTAASLTFTLPVAVFILGVWALAIRPRNPLVRARRTVNTIIPVAAVLIAVSAYTPWSAIMTAAIVVLIVMTLVVTTTDEAETAEAAEAVETAD; from the coding sequence GTGCTTCCGAGAGACAGACACGAGGCCCACCGGGCCGCGAGTTCGCTCGAACTGTTCTTCGATCTCGTCTTCGTGGTCGCCGTCTCCTTCGCATCCGTGTCGCTGCATACGCTCGAGGTCGAGCATCAGGCCTGGTCGGGACTGCTCAGCTACGCCATGGTGTTCTTTGCCATCTGGTGGGCCTGGATGAACTTCACCTGGTTCGCCACCGCCTTCGACAACGACGACTGGCTCTACCGGGTCACGACGATCGGGCAGATGGCCGGAGTGCTCGTCCTGGCGGCCGGGGTGCCGCAGTCGATGGAGCACGGAGACTTCGCACTCATCACCTTCGGTTATGTGATCATGCGGTTGGCCATGGTCAGCCAGTGGATCCGAGTCGCAGCAAATTCGCCCCGGTTCCGGATGACCGCACTCAAGTACGCCGCTGGCATCACCGTCGTCCAGCTCTTCTGGGTGCTGCGGCTGCTGTTGCCCGCTGAACTCGGCGTGCTGAGTTTCCTCGTGCTGGTCGCCGCGGAGGTTCTCGTTCCGATCTGGGCTGAACGCAAGACCGTCACGCCCTGGCACAGCCATCACATCGCAGAGCGGTACGGCCTGTTCACCCTGATCGTGCTCGGTGAGGGGCTGCTGGGCTCAGCCAACGCCATCATCAACGGAATGACAGATTCCGAACACGTTCTGCCCCTCATCGTGCTCGCGGCGAGCGGCCTCATCGTGGTCGCCGGCATGTGGTGGATCTACTTCGCGGTGCCTCAGCACTCGCGCCTGGGCAACCTGAGCCAATCGCTGAAATTCGGGTACTCGCACTATTTCATCTTCGCCGCCGCCGGTGCGGTTTCTGCGGGTATCGAGGTAGCAGTGGAGTTCTACGCCGGCCACACCGAACTCACCAGTACCGCCGCGTCGCTCACCTTCACCCTTCCCGTTGCGGTCTTCATCCTCGGCGTGTGGGCACTGGCGATCCGGCCGCGGAACCCTCTTGTTCGCGCACGCCGAACGGTCAACACGATCATCCCGGTCGCCGCGGTACTCATCGCTGTGAGCGCGTACACCCCCTGGTCAGCGATCATGACGGCCGCCATCGTGGTGCTGATCGTGATGACCCTTGTCGTGACGACCACTGACGAAGCTGAGACAGCTGAAGCAGCTGAAGCAGTTGAAACGGCTGACTGA
- a CDS encoding serine hydrolase domain-containing protein, which yields MAAYGVADPSTGAPMEVGMHTRIGSVTKTFTGTLLMQLAEDKKLSLDDTIGKYIPGIPNGDQITLRQLASMTSGIASYTMNSSFTDVYFAKPETIFTPTELVAAGVEKSPIFAPGEKFNYSNTNTVLLGLVIEEVTDEPVSDVYAQRILKPLGLTSTSWPGDQTVMPEPYAQGFTLQGDLRHPPHRATQPIGTLPGASPPAR from the coding sequence ATGGCGGCGTACGGCGTGGCCGATCCGTCGACGGGCGCACCGATGGAGGTGGGCATGCACACTCGAATCGGCTCAGTGACAAAGACGTTCACCGGTACGTTGCTGATGCAGCTGGCTGAAGACAAGAAGCTTTCGCTCGATGACACGATCGGAAAGTACATCCCCGGCATTCCGAATGGCGACCAGATCACCCTGCGCCAGCTCGCCTCGATGACCAGCGGCATTGCAAGCTACACCATGAATTCCTCGTTCACCGACGTGTACTTCGCCAAGCCTGAGACGATCTTCACGCCGACGGAGTTGGTTGCCGCGGGCGTCGAGAAGTCCCCGATCTTTGCGCCGGGCGAGAAGTTCAACTACTCGAACACCAACACCGTTCTCCTGGGACTGGTCATCGAAGAAGTCACTGATGAGCCGGTTTCAGACGTGTATGCGCAGCGCATCCTGAAACCCCTTGGCCTGACGAGCACGTCGTGGCCCGGTGACCAGACGGTCATGCCCGAGCCATACGCCCAGGGTTTCACGCTTCAAGGCGATTTGCGACACCCTCCGCACCGAGCAACGCAACCAATTGGAACCCTGCCTGGGGCTTCACCGCCGGCGAGATGA
- a CDS encoding LLM class flavin-dependent oxidoreductase has product MTVPAEHIALSVLDLAPIAPGQSARDSFAASVALAQTAEKHGYRRVWYAEHHNMASIASSATSILIGHVAGQTSTIRLGAGGIMLPNHAPLTIAEQFGTLATMYPDRIDLGLGRAPGSDQVTMRAMRRDAQSSDQFPEDVLELQGYLRGESRVPGVQAVPGAGTDVPLYILGSSLFGAQLAAAFGLPYAFASHFSPDALHEAVAIYRRDFTPSRQLAEPHVIAGVNVIAADDRADAQQQFITTRRARVRGMLSRGPGGGSVAGPATEYSDEEIDQFLTTPNGRGIANMMKYTVAGTPDDVRDYLEAFAVSAQADELIIGFQSQNIADRLRSVELTANAMLGVAA; this is encoded by the coding sequence ATGACAGTTCCTGCTGAGCACATCGCTCTCTCTGTGCTCGACCTCGCCCCCATCGCACCCGGGCAGTCCGCCCGCGACAGCTTCGCCGCCAGCGTGGCACTGGCACAGACGGCAGAGAAACACGGCTACCGGCGCGTCTGGTACGCCGAGCACCACAACATGGCATCGATCGCGTCATCGGCCACGAGCATCCTGATCGGGCATGTCGCAGGCCAGACCTCGACCATTCGGCTCGGTGCCGGGGGAATTATGCTGCCGAATCACGCCCCCCTCACTATCGCCGAGCAGTTCGGCACCCTGGCGACCATGTACCCCGACCGTATCGACCTCGGCCTCGGCCGCGCCCCCGGCAGCGATCAGGTCACGATGCGGGCAATGCGCCGCGACGCGCAATCGTCAGACCAGTTCCCCGAGGACGTGCTCGAACTCCAGGGCTACCTGAGAGGCGAATCGCGTGTGCCCGGTGTGCAGGCCGTTCCCGGGGCCGGTACCGATGTGCCGCTCTACATTCTCGGGTCGTCGCTCTTCGGCGCCCAGCTCGCGGCCGCGTTCGGTCTGCCGTACGCCTTCGCTTCGCATTTCTCACCGGATGCCCTGCACGAAGCAGTCGCGATCTACCGCCGTGATTTCACCCCCTCGCGGCAGCTGGCCGAACCGCACGTCATCGCCGGCGTCAACGTCATCGCCGCCGATGACAGAGCGGATGCCCAGCAGCAGTTCATCACCACCCGCCGCGCCCGCGTTCGGGGAATGCTGTCACGTGGACCAGGCGGTGGATCAGTTGCTGGCCCGGCAACAGAGTACAGCGACGAGGAGATCGACCAGTTCCTGACCACCCCGAACGGCCGCGGCATCGCGAACATGATGAAGTACACCGTTGCGGGAACTCCCGACGACGTTCGCGATTACCTCGAGGCATTCGCGGTGTCAGCGCAGGCCGACGAACTCATCATCGGCTTCCAGTCGCAGAACATCGCCGACCGTCTTCGCTCCGTCGAGCTCACAGCCAACGCGATGCTGGGTGTCGCGGCTTAG
- the add gene encoding adenosine deaminase, translated as MSNTSTVTPEFLVGLPKCELHLHLEGTLEPELKLALARRNGVDIGQNTVEEVRATYQFDSLASFLAVYYPAMEVLVEEQDFYDLAAAYFVRAAADGVRRVEAFFDPQAHTSRGVPIANVILGYSRAARDAAELGVSAALILCFLRDFSAESALETLREALPFKEHLIGVGLDSDERENPPVKFQPVFELARAEGLKLTMHCDIDQLGSIENIRQVLEDIGVDRIDHGTNIVESPALVAFAIERGVGFTTCPVSNSFVTADMKADEIVQLLRQGALVCVNSDDPAYFGAYIAKNYVALVEKADLSLDDVVALARNSFDASWLSDEDKAVYRAEIDAYVERFVNV; from the coding sequence ATGTCGAATACTTCAACCGTCACCCCCGAGTTTCTCGTCGGATTGCCCAAGTGCGAGCTGCATCTGCACCTCGAAGGTACGTTGGAGCCGGAACTCAAGCTCGCCCTTGCGCGGCGTAACGGCGTCGACATCGGCCAGAACACTGTGGAGGAGGTGCGGGCGACCTATCAGTTCGATTCGCTGGCCAGCTTTCTTGCGGTGTACTACCCAGCGATGGAGGTGCTCGTCGAGGAACAGGACTTCTACGACCTGGCCGCGGCCTATTTCGTCCGGGCAGCGGCCGACGGGGTCCGGAGGGTTGAGGCGTTCTTCGATCCGCAGGCGCACACCTCACGAGGGGTGCCGATCGCGAACGTGATTCTCGGCTACTCGCGCGCCGCGCGAGACGCCGCTGAACTCGGGGTGTCTGCGGCGCTCATTCTTTGCTTTCTGCGTGACTTCTCCGCCGAGAGCGCGCTCGAGACGCTGCGTGAAGCTCTGCCGTTCAAGGAACACCTCATCGGGGTGGGCCTTGACTCCGATGAGCGAGAGAATCCTCCGGTGAAGTTCCAGCCCGTGTTCGAGCTCGCCAGGGCAGAGGGTCTGAAACTCACCATGCACTGCGACATCGACCAACTCGGCAGCATCGAGAACATCCGACAGGTGCTCGAAGACATCGGCGTCGACCGTATCGACCACGGCACGAACATCGTCGAGAGCCCGGCGCTCGTCGCCTTCGCTATCGAACGGGGGGTCGGTTTCACCACATGCCCCGTATCGAACAGTTTTGTCACAGCAGACATGAAGGCCGACGAAATCGTCCAGCTCCTGCGACAGGGCGCTCTGGTGTGCGTGAACTCCGACGACCCGGCATATTTCGGTGCCTACATCGCGAAGAACTATGTCGCTCTTGTCGAGAAGGCGGACCTCAGCCTCGATGACGTGGTGGCGTTGGCCAGGAATTCCTTCGATGCTTCCTGGCTCAGCGACGAAGACAAGGCGGTGTACCGCGCTGAGATCGACGCATACGTCGAAAGGTTCGTGAACGTGTGA
- a CDS encoding acyltransferase family protein, with translation MTATIQVEGIAPTTLATPRVRRDIQGLRAVAVIAVILDHLLHWPSGGFAGVDVFFVISGFLITDMLFRRHETTATNSFTAFYGRRIRRIVPAAVTVLVVTTALGFLLFNRGRALSTLLDAVFAFFFVSNWHFAATGTDYFQAGDSLSPLQHFWSLSLEEQFYLVWPVLILGCLALGSRLTQRGHGRLIAGIVVTTVVVISFAFSLAETAAHPTEAYFSTFSRAWELGAGALLAICAPLFARLPRAFCVLLAWVGLIILLASLFVINDTLPFPAPWAALPVGATLLVIGSGIRGSKTGLFPLTNALSVFVGNLSYSLYLWHLPVIVFALLLLPAPTLENALIIGGLILATSLISYFLIEQPLHRSPWLKRFGSQTGGSQAGAQFDGDDLRGGKRAARNAAWQEWRDRFGTQFILSAVGLVALVAVIAVSVEVSLRDAPLPGSPIATSLAVPDQDPTVALQAQLAAAASSSSWPTDLSPSLDDAISRTSSDSPASACFAVGDTPNFDECTWGSHSAPNHLYLVGDSTALAYAPAFKEIAEASDGLWQITTVGLYGCRFTEVLVQNDGSGVMDSCTQRKDDIAAKIAADAPRLVVVSNAFALGTSSVGTPLSVGDITSSTSAESAKYNAAGRVVYLAPPPLGTDLGRCYSQVSSPQDCNAGIDQAWQDFAAATDAAATADGDHFVTSLPFSCSNGVCPAFAGTLPTKYDSVHLTAEYSAHIGPVILQSLVALGLM, from the coding sequence GTGACAGCCACGATCCAGGTCGAAGGCATCGCGCCAACCACTCTCGCCACGCCCCGCGTGCGACGCGACATCCAGGGACTTCGTGCCGTGGCCGTCATCGCGGTGATACTCGATCATCTGCTCCACTGGCCCAGCGGAGGTTTCGCCGGAGTCGACGTCTTCTTCGTGATCTCGGGCTTCCTGATCACCGACATGCTGTTTCGAAGGCATGAGACAACCGCCACGAACTCGTTCACAGCCTTCTACGGCCGCCGAATCCGCAGAATCGTTCCCGCCGCCGTGACTGTTCTCGTCGTCACCACGGCGCTCGGCTTCCTCCTGTTCAACCGCGGCAGGGCCCTCTCGACGCTCCTGGATGCCGTCTTCGCCTTCTTCTTCGTCTCGAACTGGCATTTCGCAGCGACGGGCACCGACTACTTTCAAGCCGGAGACTCACTGTCTCCCCTGCAGCATTTCTGGTCCCTGTCCCTCGAGGAACAGTTCTACCTTGTTTGGCCCGTGCTCATTCTGGGTTGCCTAGCCCTCGGTTCGCGGCTCACTCAGCGTGGCCACGGACGACTGATCGCCGGGATCGTGGTGACCACCGTCGTCGTCATCTCTTTCGCGTTCAGCCTCGCCGAGACTGCGGCTCACCCCACGGAGGCGTACTTCTCGACATTCTCGCGTGCGTGGGAGCTGGGTGCGGGGGCACTTCTTGCCATCTGCGCACCCCTCTTCGCCAGGCTGCCACGCGCATTCTGCGTTCTTCTCGCATGGGTGGGGTTGATCATCCTGCTTGCGTCGCTCTTCGTCATCAACGACACTCTCCCGTTCCCCGCACCGTGGGCAGCGTTACCCGTGGGGGCGACGCTACTGGTCATCGGCTCCGGAATCCGAGGGTCGAAAACGGGGCTCTTTCCTCTCACGAACGCCCTGAGTGTGTTTGTCGGGAATCTCTCGTATTCGCTCTACCTCTGGCACCTTCCAGTGATCGTGTTCGCGCTGCTCCTCCTCCCAGCTCCAACACTCGAGAACGCCCTGATCATCGGCGGGCTCATTCTGGCGACATCTCTGATTTCATACTTCCTGATCGAGCAACCCTTGCATCGATCGCCCTGGTTGAAAAGATTCGGGTCGCAGACGGGCGGGTCGCAGGCGGGCGCCCAATTCGACGGAGATGATCTGCGTGGTGGTAAGCGCGCAGCCCGAAATGCAGCGTGGCAGGAGTGGAGGGACCGTTTCGGCACCCAGTTCATCCTGTCGGCAGTCGGCCTCGTTGCGTTGGTGGCGGTCATCGCCGTGTCGGTCGAGGTCTCGCTTCGCGATGCACCACTGCCCGGATCACCGATCGCCACCAGTCTCGCCGTTCCCGACCAGGATCCAACCGTCGCACTGCAGGCGCAATTGGCTGCAGCGGCTTCGTCATCATCGTGGCCGACTGACCTGTCGCCGTCGCTCGACGATGCGATTTCGCGCACATCGAGCGACAGCCCGGCGAGCGCCTGTTTCGCGGTGGGAGACACGCCGAACTTCGACGAGTGCACGTGGGGCAGTCACAGCGCCCCGAATCACCTGTATCTCGTGGGCGATTCGACGGCGCTGGCCTACGCTCCCGCATTCAAAGAAATCGCCGAAGCAAGCGACGGCTTGTGGCAGATCACGACAGTCGGGCTGTACGGCTGCCGGTTCACCGAGGTGTTGGTGCAGAACGACGGGTCTGGGGTGATGGATTCATGCACCCAGCGAAAAGACGACATCGCTGCGAAGATCGCTGCGGACGCACCCCGACTGGTGGTCGTCTCGAATGCCTTCGCCCTCGGCACGTCGAGCGTCGGCACGCCTCTCAGTGTCGGCGACATCACCTCATCCACCTCCGCGGAGAGTGCAAAGTACAACGCTGCGGGCCGCGTGGTCTACCTAGCCCCACCACCTCTCGGCACTGATCTCGGACGCTGTTACTCCCAGGTGTCGAGCCCGCAGGACTGCAACGCCGGTATCGACCAGGCCTGGCAGGACTTTGCTGCCGCCACCGATGCAGCCGCGACTGCCGACGGAGACCACTTCGTCACCTCACTGCCGTTCAGCTGCTCGAACGGCGTGTGCCCGGCCTTCGCCGGAACCCTGCCGACGAAGTACGACTCGGTGCACCTCACGGCGGAATACTCGGCACACATCGGCCCGGTCATCCTGCAGTCTCTCGTCGCCCTCGGTCTGATGTGA
- a CDS encoding AMP-binding protein, which yields MTTTLNTNRLALVCGSLELSEAQLRARVSSRAASLLENRRPDAVTCVDRAARVARLVPIRHTDPVETIVETLAVREIGDVPLVGDDRWSDEYWAHVRKQVGQFDIDAGIAWAAFSSGSSGTPRVIIRSASSWSGSFSAVGDLLELSESDVVYLPAPLVSSMSLFSVAHARATGAALIVPRNHSVAVSDLGQATLAHCTPHALRAIVDAIEGGANHRLRAALVGGAALDPDLRLRAEVAGVHVVSYYGAAELSFVAVDVDGRGLRPFPGVETRMEAGSAAGAGDIHSGNSNSNNNNNNNNNNNNNNAGNGAGNGAGRDTPGGVLWVRSPYFAAGYLRTPPAPAPAPTPTTTTTTTTTAATAAAPAGGALNRDDQGWATVGDVVELDSDGRMLFRGRLDGAILSAAATVIPEDVESALRTIAGIDDAVVFGLPHSGADSLVAALIELPAGSPRPRVRDLREQAEQRMSLTHLPRRWYVTDRLPRNSAGKPSRSQIRVDAIDGKLERLD from the coding sequence GTGACGACGACCCTGAACACCAACCGACTGGCTCTGGTCTGCGGGTCGCTCGAACTCTCCGAAGCCCAATTGCGAGCCCGTGTGTCATCGCGCGCGGCAAGCCTGCTCGAGAATCGGCGACCGGATGCTGTGACCTGCGTTGATCGGGCCGCGCGAGTCGCGCGCCTCGTTCCGATCAGGCACACCGACCCGGTGGAGACGATCGTCGAGACCCTGGCCGTGCGCGAGATCGGCGACGTTCCTCTGGTCGGTGACGATCGCTGGTCAGACGAGTATTGGGCCCACGTCCGGAAGCAGGTCGGTCAGTTCGACATCGACGCTGGCATCGCGTGGGCGGCGTTCAGCTCGGGAAGCAGCGGCACACCACGGGTGATCATCCGGTCGGCCTCGTCGTGGTCTGGGTCGTTCTCTGCGGTCGGAGATCTGCTGGAGCTCAGCGAGAGCGACGTTGTCTATCTCCCTGCCCCTCTGGTTTCATCGATGTCGCTGTTCTCCGTTGCGCACGCGCGCGCAACGGGTGCCGCGCTCATCGTGCCGCGCAACCATTCCGTCGCCGTGAGCGATCTCGGACAGGCCACACTCGCGCACTGCACGCCACACGCGCTCCGAGCGATCGTCGACGCCATCGAAGGGGGCGCGAACCACCGGCTGCGAGCGGCACTCGTCGGCGGGGCAGCACTTGACCCGGATCTACGCCTCCGCGCCGAAGTCGCTGGAGTGCACGTCGTCTCGTACTACGGGGCCGCGGAACTCTCGTTCGTGGCGGTCGATGTCGATGGCCGCGGGCTCCGGCCGTTTCCCGGTGTTGAGACCCGGATGGAGGCAGGCAGTGCGGCGGGCGCCGGCGACATCCACAGCGGCAACAGCAACAGCAACAACAACAACAACAACAACAACAACAACAACAACAACAACGCCGGAAACGGCGCCGGCAACGGCGCCGGCCGTGACACTCCGGGCGGCGTGCTCTGGGTGCGATCGCCCTACTTCGCGGCCGGATACCTGAGGACACCACCAGCACCAGCACCAGCACCAACACCAACAACAACAACAACAACAACAACAACAGCAGCAACAGCAGCAGCCCCAGCCGGCGGTGCCCTGAATCGTGACGATCAGGGCTGGGCCACGGTCGGCGACGTCGTCGAGCTGGATTCCGATGGCCGAATGCTGTTTCGCGGGCGTCTCGACGGTGCGATACTGTCAGCGGCCGCAACGGTGATCCCCGAAGACGTCGAGTCTGCCCTCCGCACGATCGCAGGAATCGACGATGCAGTGGTCTTCGGTCTGCCGCACTCCGGTGCCGACTCGCTTGTCGCGGCGCTTATCGAGCTCCCGGCAGGCTCCCCCCGACCGAGAGTACGCGATCTGAGAGAACAAGCCGAACAACGGATGAGCCTCACACATCTGCCCAGACGCTGGTATGTCACCGACCGACTGCCCCGGAATTCCGCGGGAAAACCCTCGCGCTCACAGATTCGTGTCGACGCCATAGACGGAAAGCTGGAGCGCCTTGACTGA
- a CDS encoding TetR family transcriptional regulator translates to MNDEPATTAKSTRHSRADVVDAALGILDEFGLPDLTMRRLAAKLDVQPSALYWHFDNKQALLAAVADRIIAGARVRDVAEAAGDGLGTRASERASWHVTTRAEALALRDALLAYRDSAEVVSSTLALGLGAGEAHCRLAAAIASGGFDVQASEASASALLHYLLGHVWHEQQRLQADSLGVVAPGYAVHPESASDVLATGGGASPVDGTAAFEFGLTLLLGGLSQLTRVRS, encoded by the coding sequence ATGAACGATGAGCCTGCAACGACTGCCAAGTCGACCCGTCACTCCCGGGCCGATGTGGTGGATGCTGCACTCGGCATCCTCGACGAATTCGGCCTGCCCGACCTCACCATGCGTCGACTTGCGGCGAAACTCGACGTGCAACCGAGTGCTCTGTATTGGCACTTCGACAACAAGCAGGCGCTTCTGGCTGCGGTCGCCGACCGGATCATCGCGGGGGCGCGGGTGCGAGATGTAGCAGAGGCTGCTGGGGATGGCCTGGGCACCAGGGCCTCAGAACGGGCATCCTGGCACGTGACAACCAGGGCAGAGGCGTTGGCCCTGCGTGACGCGCTGCTCGCGTATCGAGACAGTGCCGAAGTGGTGTCGAGCACCCTGGCGCTTGGACTTGGAGCAGGCGAAGCGCACTGTCGGTTGGCGGCGGCAATCGCCAGTGGGGGGTTCGATGTGCAGGCAAGCGAGGCATCGGCGTCCGCCCTGTTGCACTACCTGCTCGGCCATGTCTGGCACGAGCAGCAGAGACTGCAGGCCGACAGTCTGGGGGTCGTGGCGCCTGGCTATGCAGTTCATCCCGAATCCGCGAGTGACGTGCTCGCAACTGGGGGTGGGGCGAGCCCGGTAGACGGCACAGCAGCGTTCGAATTCGGCCTCACGTTGCTCCTCGGGGGGCTTTCGCAGTTGACACGAGTTCGCAGCTGA
- a CDS encoding serine hydrolase, which produces MISNTPDLLTYGRALATGQGLLETASQTERLTSFPGAAGYGIALGCIGGWVGHTGELPGYNTSLFYDTTTDTTVVVQTNSDIPSGDCEVSAVLTDDPRTAVCSSPATRMFVALSTALGHTFTPNPSK; this is translated from the coding sequence ATGATCTCGAACACGCCAGATCTGCTCACCTATGGGAGGGCCCTTGCCACGGGCCAGGGCCTGCTCGAAACGGCGAGCCAGACCGAACGCCTGACGTCGTTCCCCGGTGCTGCCGGGTACGGGATCGCCCTGGGATGCATCGGAGGGTGGGTGGGGCACACCGGCGAGCTTCCCGGGTACAACACCAGCCTGTTCTACGACACGACCACAGACACCACTGTTGTGGTGCAGACGAACAGTGACATCCCCTCTGGCGATTGCGAGGTGTCAGCCGTGCTGACGGACGATCCGCGGACGGCGGTGTGCTCGTCTCCGGCAACACGGATGTTCGTAGCCCTGTCGACCGCGCTCGGCCACACCTTCACACCCAACCCCTCAAAGTAA
- a CDS encoding biotin transporter BioY has protein sequence MARQARNNTHITTRITTRDITKIAVFAAIIAVLGIPSAIPAFNGAVPITAQTLGVMLAGAILGSWRGAAAVTVFEVLVLIGLPLLSGGRGGAGVFVGPSAGYLIGWIVGAFVIGAIVRGDRIKPTWQRTALGCEVGGIVVVYAIGIPVQAFVLGLPLGSAAVSALAFLPGDLIKVVVTTIITMALWRAYPRAFGSGVRKPVSMSV, from the coding sequence ATGGCCCGACAGGCCCGCAACAACACCCACATCACCACACGCATCACCACCCGCGACATCACCAAGATCGCCGTCTTCGCCGCGATCATCGCCGTGCTGGGCATCCCGAGCGCGATTCCCGCGTTCAATGGCGCAGTACCCATCACCGCGCAGACTCTGGGAGTGATGCTCGCCGGAGCGATTCTCGGTTCGTGGCGCGGTGCGGCCGCCGTGACCGTCTTTGAGGTGCTCGTGCTGATCGGCCTTCCGCTGCTCTCGGGTGGCCGCGGTGGCGCCGGCGTCTTCGTGGGCCCCTCGGCGGGCTACCTCATCGGGTGGATCGTCGGCGCTTTCGTGATCGGTGCCATTGTGCGCGGCGACCGCATCAAACCGACCTGGCAGCGCACAGCTCTCGGCTGCGAGGTCGGAGGCATCGTCGTGGTCTACGCAATCGGCATCCCCGTCCAGGCGTTTGTGCTCGGCCTGCCGCTGGGTTCTGCTGCCGTGTCAGCGCTCGCGTTCCTACCGGGCGACCTCATCAAGGTCGTCGTCACGACGATCATCACCATGGCGCTCTGGCGCGCGTATCCGCGAGCGTTCGGGAGCGGAGTCCGCAAGCCTGTGTCGATGAGCGTGTGA